The nucleotide window GGTGACGTGCCAGTCGACGAGCTGCTCGTCACCGATCTTGTCCTTGTCCTTGATGGTGGTGGTGACCTGGAAGTTGCCCATCCAGTCGCTGTAAGCGACGTTGTAGCCGCCGGCACCGTTGTACCAGTAGTCGCCCGGAAGCTCGGTGTACTTGGTGGCCCAGGCGGTCTGGTTCCTTATGGTGCTGGCGTTGTAGGCGTAGATGGTCCAGCTGTCGACGGTCTCGGGCGGGTACTCGGCCTTGATCTTGACGTAGTCTCCCTGGACGTCGACCTGCTCCTTGGTGTAGAGCAGGCTGCCGAGGGCAACGGCTATGTCAGCGGCGCTGGCAACGTCCATAGCAGCAGCGGTACTTCCAACGACGATTTTAACTGCCGGAGTTCCATCGGCGTTAACGAAGAAGTCCTTCGGTATGTTCGGGACGGTCGGCTGAGCGCTGGCAAAGCCCATGGTGGCTCCAACCATTGCGGCACCAACAGCGAGCGCCGCGATCTTTTTCACTTTCATTTCCCAACACCTCCTTAACTTTGGGCTTACGCCCTAGGATGGTCTAACATGTGTTGTCAATGACTTTCTACCGACTTCAGGTATATATACTTTTCGCTTTCAGACCCTTTCTCTCCCTAAAAAAAGCTCGCTCATTGCCGTAAAAATGAAAGGGAGCTTAATTAAATGCCTATAGGCCTTTCGCCTTTTGCCGATAATATCAGGGGTTAAGTTTGAACTCCGTGTTCTTCTTTTCCATGATCTGCCTCTTGACAGGTCTTGTGACCAGTTCATTCACGAAGCCGCCGAGGTCTGTGAGGGTGTTCTGGAGTTCGTTGGCTGTAATATCAATTATTTCGGGTTCTATGATGGAAATCGCAACGGGGGCGTACTTTCCGGTCAGCTGGAAGAGTGTTTCGAACGGTGACAGGAGCTCCGCGGCCAGGAGCCCTTTAAACTTGCCTTCCTCCTCCTGTCCCTGGACTGCGAGCTTGTTTATCCTGCACCCCTCGATTGAGAGGGCCTTCGCCATGGTCTCTTTTATGCCCTCCCCGTTCTCTCCAAAGACCTCAATGACGAAGCGGTAGAGGATGTTCCTGTCATCGACAATGAGGCTCTCTATCTCCTCCCTGGAGTATCCGATGTCGGGCGTGGGAATGTCGTCGAGTTTTGGATAAACCGCGAGGCCTCCGAACTTCTCCATGAGCTTGCCCATGAAGAGCGAGACTTCTCCGAGGATTTTCATGAGCTCCTTCGATTCAATTTCAAGCTTCCCGGGCCCGAGCACTTCGACTATCGCGGGTGAATAGCGGAGGGTCAGGCGGACTATATCGGCAAGATCGCCAACCAGCTGGGCTTCGATAACTCCAGAATACTTGAGGATGTCCTCTTCGCTGTTTTCCAGCACATCCTCGACCCGCACATACTTTACCTCGACGTTCTTTTCGTTCCGGAGGTTCTCTGCAGTCTCCTTCATAGCCCTTTCTAAAACTTTCTTATCGCTTCCCAGTCCTTCGATGTAGAAAATAACCTCGATTTCGGCCAATTTCACCACCACATCCCGTCATATCGCTTTTTTCGATACCTTCCCACCACAGGGATAGGTTCGCCGCAGTACCTGCACTTCCCATCGTCGGTTATGTTGTACTCGGTGATTTTGAATCCCCAGCGGACTATTAAAGGTTTGCCGCACCTGGGGCAGTATGTGGTCTCCCCCTCATGTCCGGGTATGTTGCCGACGTAGACGAATTTCAGTCCCTCCTCCCTGGCAACGCGGTATGCCATTTCGACCGTCCCAACCGGTGTTGGGGGGAGGTGGCTCATCTTGTAGTGCGGGAAGAAGCGCGAGAAGTGCACCGGCGTATCTTCGCCGAGCTCTCCAACCACCCAGCGGGCAAAGGTCCTTATCTCTTCCTCCCCGTCGTTGAGCGTGGGTATTATGAGATACGTCAGCTCGACATGGATCCCGAATTCTCTCTTTGCTATAACCGCTGTTCTCCTGCTCGGCTCGCCGCCAGGAACGCCGGCTATTTTCATGTAGAACTCGTCGCTGAAGGCCTTGATATCTATGTTCATCGCGTCTATGTATGGCGCAAGTTCTCTAAACGGCTCCTCGTTTATGTAGCCGTTGGTTATGAGGAGATTGTAAATCCCCTCCTTCTTTGCCAGCCTCGCTGTATCGAGAACGAACTCGTACCAGATAACCGGTTCGTTGTAGGTGTAGGCTATGCTCTCGCAGGAGTAACGCTTGGCCATCGCAACTATCATCTCTGGACTCATGTCGTGGAGGTAGGGAAAGCTTTCATCAGCTTGGCTTATCTCCCAGTTCTGGCAGTGCTTGCAGTGCATGTTGCAGCCGACCGTGCTTATCGAGAGTGCACATGATCCGGGCCAGAAGTGGAAGAGGGGCTTCTTCTCAACCGGGTCCGCCGCTATGGACGAAACCTTGCCGTAGTTGAACGTGTAAAGCTTTCCGTTGATGTTCTTCCTCACCCTGCAGGAGCCGCGCTGGCCCTCGTTTATGATGCAGTTGAGGGGGCACAGTCTACACCTCACCTTTCCGCCTTCTAGCGGCTCCCAGTACATAGCCTCACGCATGCTTCTCACCGCATTGTAGTAGGTTCACTCCCGTTTAAGTTTTTGGTATTCATTGTAGTAATCACGCATCGTCAGGAACTCCGCTCCCTGGCGCCGGTAGTGGTCTATCAGCATTCCAAGCAGCTCAACGGCCCTGTCCCCGGTGTTGAACCTGCAGTCCCACCGGATTTTTTCCCTCTGCATGGGAACGAACTCCCAGGGGTGGGCGAAGTAAACCCTGGGTTCCTTCAGGCGGGGGTGGATAATCCGTTGAATCCTCCAGGGCAGTCTTATAACGGAGCTCGTGGTGGATGCCGGAACCTCAAGAACATCTCCAAAGAACCGCACACCCTCACGATAGCCCTTGTATGTTGCCTTGGATGAGTCAACCAGGATGTCGTTCATTTCCAGTATATCATAATAGTAATCCGGGAACTGCAGGTTGGGCGCGCGGAATGAAACAACTTCGCCGAACTCCCTCAGCACCTTCAGGGACTTCACGATAGCCCTTTCACCTTCTGCCCTACTGAGTCTGTCCAGCCGCTCGTGGTTGTAGTTGTGGCTTCCCAGCTCATGCCCCTCGTCTATAACCCGCTTCACGAGTTCTGGAAAGCGCCTTGCCATCTCCGCGGTGAAGAAGAACGTTGCCCTGACTTTCTTCTCGGCCATCAAATCCAGCAGCTTCGGAAGCCCTTCCTCCATGCCCCTCGTCGTCGTGAGGTACGGCGGGCAGTCGTGTTCAACGTCAAACGTTATTGAAACGAGCATCATCCCAGCCTCCTCATCAGCTTGTAGGGGAGGTACAGCCTGTCCACGTCAGAACCCACTTCAATCGTCATCCTGTAAACCCGGAGGAGCCTCTTGAGCACGACCTCCCACGAGAACTCCCTCCCTGCCCGCTCTCTGGCGGCCACTCCCATCTCCACAAGGAGTTCCGGTTCCTCGAAAACCCTGGCAAGGTTGTCCGCCATTCCCCCTTCACTCACTGCAAGCAGGCCCGTGATGCCGTGAAGGACCATGTCCGACAGCCCGCTCTCGTTCCGGCCAATGACGGGATTTCCAGTGGCCATGGCCTCAAGTCCCACAACCGGAAAGGCCTCCAGGATGCCGGGCATGAGAACTAAGTCGGCTGCCCAGTACAGCGGGAGAAGCCTTCCCCGCTCCATGAAATCGTACAGTTCGGTTATCTCCCCTATGCCAGTCTCCCGGAGGTTCTTCTCCAGCACAGGACGCATGGGGCCGTTGCCAACCATTATAAGCTTCACCTTGCTTTTCGGAATTCCGCTCCGCTTCAGCGCCTCCTTCACCATCACCGGTATCCTGTGGGCCTGCTTGCGCTCGGTCATCCTCCCGAGGTACAGCACCACTATCTCGTCCCTCACCCCGAGGTCACTTCTGGCCCTCTCCCTTTCCTCCGGTTCCGGCGGGCGCCATTTCCTGACGTCTATCCCGTTGGGAACCACGACGACCGGACGCCCGTTGAGCTTATTCCCCAGCAGGTTCCTGGTATCTTCGGCTACTGGTGTACTGACGGCCACAAAAGTGTCTATCCGCTTGAGGTGGTGTCTGATGAATGGCCCCATCAGGAAGCCTAGGGAAGGCCTGCCGTAGAAGGAGTGGTTGGTGGCTATGACCGGGACGTCTCGAATTCCCCTCGATATTTTTGACACCGCCACTGCCAGGGGTGAGTATATGCTGTGGACGTGGGTTATATCAAAGCCGACCTTCTTGTAGAACTCGTTTATCCTCCATAACTGTGAAAATCCCACGCTGGAGTGGTATTTGCGGAAGTAGAGCGTTGCGGGAAACCTGACAACGTGATAGGGAAAGCTGTCAATGTACGGCTTCATGTACCTGTAGTCGTGGGTCAGGACGTAGGGTTCGTGCCCCATGAGAACGAGGTTGCGGGCGAGTTCATCGATGTGTGATTCTATTCCCCCTATCTTCGGGTAGAACCAGTCGCTTGCTATTGCGATTTTAAGGCTTTCCATATTTCAACCCCTCCGGACGTCAGGAGAACCGCCAGTCCCACCAGACTGCTGGCAACGTACGAGACAAAGCGCTCCAGGAGGGTTATTGAAACCGCGAGCGCCGTCGGGATGCCGAAGTACGTGAGTGTTCCAACGAGGCCCCCCTCGATTATTCCCACACCTCCGGGGGTGAAGGCGACGAGGCCAAACAGCAGGTTGGCTATTGAGATAACCGCTATGAAGCTCCACGCCAGGTTGAGGCCAAAGGCGAGGGCTATGAGTTTCAATCTGACGACATCGAGGAGCCACACGGTGGAGCTGAGCAGTACCGCAGCCATGTTGAGGCTGTGCATGCTCCTGAGTGCAGTTATCCTTTTCATCTCGTCATCGGTCACGGGGGTTCGGAAAAGCCTGAGCGAGAGCCTCACGAAGGCATCCCACTTAATCCATACCAGGATCACGCCGGCTATACCGAGGATTATGAACGGGAGGGGTTCCCCGGATGAGAAGTAGGTCATACCAACTAGGAACAGGGCGAATATGGGGATGGTTTCCAGTATGCGCTCGTAGACTATGCTGACCGCGGAAACTCCCGTGGGGATGTTGGCCCTTTTGGAAACCCATGCCATTCTGAGCAGTTCTCCTCCGCTCCTGCTCATTGGGGTGACGTTGTTCATGAAAATCGAAGCTAGGATAGCCTTGATGAGCTCATGCAGGGGTGCGTCTCTACCGACGCCCCTCAGGACGAGCTTCCAGCGGATACCGTAGAGAACGACGCTCACGTAGTACGTGAGAAAGGCTAAGATGAGGTACTTGAGGGACGCGCTAACGACCACTGAAAAATACTGCTGCGCCGACGTTGCGATACTCTCCAGCATAGTCATGACCTACCTTAAGTCGGCCCAGGATTTTAAAACGTTATCGGAACATCTCTCTATACGTTCCTTTTGCTCCCCGGCCAAGGTGTTCCCAGCCTAGAACTGGCATCTCCTGTCTTTTTCCGTCGGTGGTAATGTACACACCGTCCCCTCTCTCGACCCGTCCTATCACGGTGAACTCCATCCGGAGATCATCTGCCCTCCCCTCGGGTACCGTGAAAACGAGTTCGAACTCCTCCCCGCTCGCGAGGGCAATTTCAATTGGATCCAGCCCAAGGGCCTCGGCCACTTCCCTGACCTCCCCCCTGATCGGCAGCTTCCGGGCATCGATCTCTATCCTCACACCGCTCATCCCTGCCAGTAGGTGCAGTTCTTTACTCAGGCCGTCGCTTATGTCTATTGCTCCGTTTGCAATCCTGCTCAGTTCGATTCCCTCGCGAACCCTTGCCCGGGGTTCAAGAAGCTTTTCATAGAGCGCTTTTTTTGTGGAAGGGGGAACGTTGAGCCCGTGCTTCCAGACGAGAAGTCCCGCCAGAGCCCGGCCAATGTCCCCCGTGACACATACCAGGTCTCCCGGCCTCGCCCCGCTCCTCGTGAGAAGTCTCTTCGTCCTTCCAAGGGCGATTCCGTCTATTATCAAATCGTCCGCTTCGTTCGTATCGGCGCTGAGAACTGGGACTTCATAAAACTCAAGGGCCTTTCCTATCCCCTCCGCAATGCCCTCGAGATAGTCCATCTCAATATCCCGCGGAACACCCAATGAGAAGAGAAATCCCAGGGGTTTCGCTCCCATAGCAGCAACGTCGCTCACGTTCATGGTGACTATCTTGAAGCCTACCTGCTTGGGCGTCATTATATCCGGCACGTCCGTTTTTCTCACCAGCATGTCGTTGGTTGCTACCAGCCATTCGTCCCCAAGCTTAATTGCCCCGGCGTCGTCCCCCAGAGATAAATCGCCCTGAATCCCGAGGTGCCTCGTAAAGAGCTCGATTATCTCCCTCTCCACCTTTATCCCTCACTCCCAGTTGGGCCATTGAATTTAAAGCCTTCGCCAAGCTTTTATGCTCTTCCGCAAATCCAAATCAGTGGTGGAGATGAGGGAGCTGAGGTACAATCCCCTGACCGGTCAGTGGGTCATGGTCTCCGCGGTGAGGAGGAAACGCCCGTGGCGACCGAAGAACTTCTGCCCTTTCTGCCCAGGAGAAGAGGAGACCGGCTACGGCTGGGAGGTTCTCCTCCTTCCGAACAGGTTCCCCATGCTGTCCTTCGATGCCCCCAGGCCCGAGCGAGGTGGGTTTTACAGGAAGGCACGGGCTCTCGGCCAGTGCAGCGTGATAGTTGAAACGCCTGAGCACGACGTCAAAGACCTCGACGGGCTTTCCCTCGACGCCATGACCCGGGTTGTTGAATTATGGAAAAATATAACCGCAGAACTGAAGAAGAATCCTGGAATTGCCTACGTCTCGATCTTTAGAAACAAGGGCGAGGAGATAGGTGTTAGCCTAACCCATCCCCACGGCCAGCTCTACGCGATGCCGTTTATACCCCTCAAGGTTCGCCTCAAAATCGAGAACTCGAGGAGCCACTTTAGACGCACCGGCGAGTGCCTCTTCTGCAGGATTCTAAGAGAAGAGATGGAGGGTGAGAGGGCAATCTACGAGAACAGAAGCTTTGCAGTCTTTCTACCCTTCTTCGCGAACTGGCCCTTTGAGATCCATATCTATCCTAAAAGGCACGTTCAGTGGCTCACCCAGCTGGCGGAGGAAGAGCTCATGGATTTGGCCGACGCTCTCAGAACTGCGACAGGAACCCTTAACACTGTCCTGGAGAGGGACATGCCGTACACCATGATGGTCTATCAGGCACCGTTCAAGGGGAGTTACGATTTCTACCACCTCCACATCGAGTTCTACCCAATCCTGAGGGACAACGGGAAAATCAAGTACGCCGCAGGGATAGAGATGGGAACCTGGGATTTCACCTACGATGGAGTTCCAGAGGAGAATGCGGAGAAGCTTAGAAAAGCGTGCAGAAAGGTGGTAAAAAGAATAGATGCCAAGGGTAGGTGCTTCACTTAGGCCGTAGGAACTTCATGAGGCTCGTCTGCCTCGGCTGGTATTCCTCCTTTGGAACCTCAACCTCAATGGCTTCGAGGTCTTCTATTCCGGCCTTTCTTATCTCCTCTGGCAATCTTATCTCGCCGTATTTTCCTCCACCTCCTGGGATTACTATCAGCTTGCCCTCCCTGTAGGCCCATACCGCCTTTGCGACCTCCTCGTGAACCTCCGCCAGACTCTCAAGAGGGACATCGACGAGAACCCTTATCTCGCTCCTGAACTCCTTCAAAAAGCGCTCCCAGATTACGCGAACTGCCTTCGTCTCAACTCCTTTCCCTATCACCATCGCGATTATCTCAGCGAGCGGAGCCAGGTGGAGGTAGGGCGGCCTGTCCTCTGGCCTCTCCTCAGTGTCGGCCAGCTCAAGGATTCTGTCGTGAACGCCCTTCTTTATCCTGCCCCCGCATTTTGGGCACTTCCACCTAAAAGCTCTGGCCTCCTCCAGAGAATATTTCGTATAACAGCGGGAGCATGCGGTAAGGTGGTACTTACCAAGACGGGGGTCAAGGCCGGCGTTGAGGACGATTTTTCTCCCCCCGCGCTTCAAAATGGCCTTCCGTATCTCCTCGAAGGTGACCTCTTTAACCTCAAAGCGGTTGAACTCCCTCCCGAGGCGGTGGGGCATCGGTGAGTGAGCGTCGCTGTTGCTGAGGTAAGTCAGCGGGTGGTGGGCTTTTATCCTATCGGCCATCTCGCTGTCTGCAGAGAGGCCCAGCTCAAGAAAATGAATTTTAGCGTTTCCATAGGCCTCCTTCAGGCTGTCGTACTCCTTGTAGAGGCTCGTCCACGGGGTAAAAGCGTGTGCGGGCCCTATTAGAATTCCCAACTCGTTCGCCATCTCGGCTATCTCCGCCGCGGAAAGGCCAACCCTCGGTCTCCCTTCGGTCTCTATGTCGCCAGAGTACTTTTTCAGCTCCTTCCTCATCTCCCGGACGGCCGAGATGCTTGGGAAGATAAGGACGTGGTGAACGCGCCGGTTATCCTCAATCTCGGCTGTGAGGATGAAGCGAATCCCGTTCCTCTCGTAGGTCCCCTCGTCCACCTTTTCGGTGTACCTCAGCAGCTCCCCTTCCCACCTCGGGTTGAGTATGTCGCCGGTTCCGACTACGCCGAGGCCCTTGAACCTGGCGTTCTCGGCGAGATTGGGGATGGTCATGGCTTTCGAGACGGCCTTGGAGTAGCGCGAGTGTATGTGAAGGTCGGCATCAACCTGCATGAAACCACCTCAGTCTATGTACATTCCCTCCAGGCCGCGGTAGTAGGCGCGGTATATGTCCCTTTTGGTCACAACACCAATGAGTTTTGGGTCCTCCTCTGAGCGAACCACGGGGAGCAAGTTTAGGTCGTACTCCATAAGCTTTTCAAAGGCATCCTCCGCTGTCTCTGTTGGGTATGTGACTGTGAAGGGCCTTGATTTCAGGAACCTCTCGACCCTGATTCTCTTCAGCGAAGTCGGCTTTTTCAGGATGTCCTTTATTCCCACAACTCCGATTACATTCATATCGTCATCGACAACGGGGAAGCAGTCGTGGGCGGTCTCGCTTATGAGGTGCTCAACATCGAGAAGCGTCGCGTCTTTGTGGACGTAAACCGGCTCCCTCGTCATTATTTCCCCGACGGAGATGGTCTCGAGTATGACCGGTTTGCCCGTCGTTACATGGTAGCCCTTTCTGATGAGCTTGAGGGTGTAGATGGACTCCCCCTTGAGGAAGAACCTGGCCGTTAGGAAGCCTATGGTCGCGGAGGTCATCACCGCGGGCAGAACGGCGTAGCTCCTCGTCAGCTCCGTGACCATGAGTATCTGGGTTAGCGGTGCCTGGGTCATGCCGCTGAAAAAGGCCGCCATTCCGGCCAGGGCATAGACGGCCGGGTTTGCGTCGAGAGCTGGGAGGAGAGTTTTTACAATCTCCCCAAAGGCGGCCCCAAACATGGTTCCGATGTAGAGGCTCGGGGCAAAAACTCCACCGCTCTGACCGGAGCCGATAGTCAGAGCAGTGGCGAGCATCTTAACCAGTCCGAGGACGATGAGAAGCCCTATCGCCAGCTCTCCGTAGAAGGCCATCCTCATGCCCTCGTAGCCTATCCCGAATATTCCGTAGATGGGAAACAGCATTCCAAGAACGCCGACTCCGAAGCCGCCCATCGCGGGTTTTATGACTTCGGGCACGTTGGCCTTCGAGAACCCATCAACTACACGGTAGAGGAACCGCGCGTAGAATGCCGCCAGGAGGCCGAGGCTTAACCCAAGGAGAAAGAACAGGGGAAGCTCTGGAAGCGTGTGCCCGATGTTACCGGGTATCTCTATCTCGACGGCCTTTTTAAGAACCGCCAGGGTTACCGCGTTGCCCGTTACGGCCGCTATGAATATCGGAACAAGGTTTATCGAAAAAGCTCCCATATAGACGACCTCAAGGGCGAACATCGCCCCCGCGAGCGGGGTGTTGAAGGTGCCGGCTATACCTGCTGCCAGACCGCAGGTGACCAGGAGCTTTTTCATTTCCTTTGAGAGATTGAACCGGCGCGCGAGGATGGAGGTCAGAGAAGCCCCGATGAATCCTATCGGTCCCTCACGTCCCACGCTGCCGCCGGAGCCTATGGTTATCGCCGTGGCTATAGTCTTCAGAACCGCGAACTTTCCGGGGATGTTGCCGCCCTTGAATATGACGGCCTCTATGACCTCCGGGATGCCGTTCCCCTTAATCTCGGGACACTTGATGACAAAGAGCGTGACCACCAACGCGCCGAGCGTTGGCAGGAGTATGCAACCGATATTAAAGCTTCCCACCTCGTAGGAAACCCGGGGGAGAAGCCACTCGAAGAAAAACCTGTGAACCACTCCTATGAATACCCTAAAGACTATCGCCCCCAAACCGCCCACCAGGCCGGCCAGAATGGAGAAGGCCATTACTATGCCCCATTTCCTGAGGTACGCCCCGTCTCCTGAGGTCATCAAATGGGGGTTGACGTCCCAAATAAAAAGCTTAAGCTTTTATACCTCCTTCCCGAACCTCCACCGGTGGAAACTATGAAGGTTGAAGGATTCGTTGCTTCCCTTAGAAACGCCGAGACAATCGGCGGGCTGTTTAAGATACTCGCGGAGAAAGGGCCAATCGTCGAGCTCGACGGGAAGAGGTTTCTCATCGTCGTTGAGGGTGACTTCGGGGGCAGAAAGTTCTGGACCGAGATAAACGGCGAGAAGGCCAACCAGGCTTTGGGTGATGCGATGCTCAACTCCTCAAGCTTCCCATTCAAGTGCAAACGCCCCTACACCGGCGGAAACGTCATCTTCGTGGAGTTCGATGACATCGAGGTTGAAGAGTTCCTCGTTGCGTACCGCGACCCCGAATACGGCATCTTCTACCGTGTCAGGAACGGAGGGGCTGAGGAGATAACAAAGGAAGAATACGAGAAACTGCTTCCCGAGATGCCCGAGTTCAAAATAAAGTCCATGAGCGAGGAGGAAATGAGCGCCATGGGGGCGTTCTTCGGCTGAGGCAGAAAAGAGAAAAAGGCTCATCCGGAGCCCTTCAGTTCTTTTATCCTCTTCTTTGTGTTCTCTATCCTCTCCACCTTTGCACTGGCCTTCTGTGCCCTCGTTGTCTCTATCTCTTCCTTAAACGCCCACTTGAGGAGTGGCGGCGTTATCAGCACCGAGACCGTTATGAATATCAGGGTCGCCGCTATGAACTCCGGGGCGTGCTCGGGGCTTATCGCTCCCCCGTGTATCGCCACCATCAGGTCAACGAGCGCAACCTCGGTCCTCGGAACCGAACCGATGCCCATCTGGAGCGACATCCAGAGGTTCTTCCTGGTGAAGAGGAAAGCCCTTCCGCGCCCCCATGCGGTTATC belongs to Thermococcus camini and includes:
- a CDS encoding polysaccharide deacetylase family protein, with product MLVSITFDVEHDCPPYLTTTRGMEEGLPKLLDLMAEKKVRATFFFTAEMARRFPELVKRVIDEGHELGSHNYNHERLDRLSRAEGERAIVKSLKVLREFGEVVSFRAPNLQFPDYYYDILEMNDILVDSSKATYKGYREGVRFFGDVLEVPASTTSSVIRLPWRIQRIIHPRLKEPRVYFAHPWEFVPMQREKIRWDCRFNTGDRAVELLGMLIDHYRRQGAEFLTMRDYYNEYQKLKRE
- a CDS encoding lysylphosphatidylglycerol synthase transmembrane domain-containing protein — translated: MLESIATSAQQYFSVVVSASLKYLILAFLTYYVSVVLYGIRWKLVLRGVGRDAPLHELIKAILASIFMNNVTPMSRSGGELLRMAWVSKRANIPTGVSAVSIVYERILETIPIFALFLVGMTYFSSGEPLPFIILGIAGVILVWIKWDAFVRLSLRLFRTPVTDDEMKRITALRSMHSLNMAAVLLSSTVWLLDVVRLKLIALAFGLNLAWSFIAVISIANLLFGLVAFTPGGVGIIEGGLVGTLTYFGIPTALAVSITLLERFVSYVASSLVGLAVLLTSGGVEIWKALKSQ
- a CDS encoding glycosyltransferase family 4 protein translates to MESLKIAIASDWFYPKIGGIESHIDELARNLVLMGHEPYVLTHDYRYMKPYIDSFPYHVVRFPATLYFRKYHSSVGFSQLWRINEFYKKVGFDITHVHSIYSPLAVAVSKISRGIRDVPVIATNHSFYGRPSLGFLMGPFIRHHLKRIDTFVAVSTPVAEDTRNLLGNKLNGRPVVVVPNGIDVRKWRPPEPEERERARSDLGVRDEIVVLYLGRMTERKQAHRIPVMVKEALKRSGIPKSKVKLIMVGNGPMRPVLEKNLRETGIGEITELYDFMERGRLLPLYWAADLVLMPGILEAFPVVGLEAMATGNPVIGRNESGLSDMVLHGITGLLAVSEGGMADNLARVFEEPELLVEMGVAARERAGREFSWEVVLKRLLRVYRMTIEVGSDVDRLYLPYKLMRRLG
- a CDS encoding chloride channel protein, producing MTSGDGAYLRKWGIVMAFSILAGLVGGLGAIVFRVFIGVVHRFFFEWLLPRVSYEVGSFNIGCILLPTLGALVVTLFVIKCPEIKGNGIPEVIEAVIFKGGNIPGKFAVLKTIATAITIGSGGSVGREGPIGFIGASLTSILARRFNLSKEMKKLLVTCGLAAGIAGTFNTPLAGAMFALEVVYMGAFSINLVPIFIAAVTGNAVTLAVLKKAVEIEIPGNIGHTLPELPLFFLLGLSLGLLAAFYARFLYRVVDGFSKANVPEVIKPAMGGFGVGVLGMLFPIYGIFGIGYEGMRMAFYGELAIGLLIVLGLVKMLATALTIGSGQSGGVFAPSLYIGTMFGAAFGEIVKTLLPALDANPAVYALAGMAAFFSGMTQAPLTQILMVTELTRSYAVLPAVMTSATIGFLTARFFLKGESIYTLKLIRKGYHVTTGKPVILETISVGEIMTREPVYVHKDATLLDVEHLISETAHDCFPVVDDDMNVIGVVGIKDILKKPTSLKRIRVERFLKSRPFTVTYPTETAEDAFEKLMEYDLNLLPVVRSEEDPKLIGVVTKRDIYRAYYRGLEGMYID
- a CDS encoding thiamine-phosphate kinase — encoded protein: MEREIIELFTRHLGIQGDLSLGDDAGAIKLGDEWLVATNDMLVRKTDVPDIMTPKQVGFKIVTMNVSDVAAMGAKPLGFLFSLGVPRDIEMDYLEGIAEGIGKALEFYEVPVLSADTNEADDLIIDGIALGRTKRLLTRSGARPGDLVCVTGDIGRALAGLLVWKHGLNVPPSTKKALYEKLLEPRARVREGIELSRIANGAIDISDGLSKELHLLAGMSGVRIEIDARKLPIRGEVREVAEALGLDPIEIALASGEEFELVFTVPEGRADDLRMEFTVIGRVERGDGVYITTDGKRQEMPVLGWEHLGRGAKGTYREMFR
- a CDS encoding TIGR00375 family protein, whose protein sequence is MQVDADLHIHSRYSKAVSKAMTIPNLAENARFKGLGVVGTGDILNPRWEGELLRYTEKVDEGTYERNGIRFILTAEIEDNRRVHHVLIFPSISAVREMRKELKKYSGDIETEGRPRVGLSAAEIAEMANELGILIGPAHAFTPWTSLYKEYDSLKEAYGNAKIHFLELGLSADSEMADRIKAHHPLTYLSNSDAHSPMPHRLGREFNRFEVKEVTFEEIRKAILKRGGRKIVLNAGLDPRLGKYHLTACSRCYTKYSLEEARAFRWKCPKCGGRIKKGVHDRILELADTEERPEDRPPYLHLAPLAEIIAMVIGKGVETKAVRVIWERFLKEFRSEIRVLVDVPLESLAEVHEEVAKAVWAYREGKLIVIPGGGGKYGEIRLPEEIRKAGIEDLEAIEVEVPKEEYQPRQTSLMKFLRPK
- the galT gene encoding galactose-1-phosphate uridylyltransferase — translated: MRELRYNPLTGQWVMVSAVRRKRPWRPKNFCPFCPGEEETGYGWEVLLLPNRFPMLSFDAPRPERGGFYRKARALGQCSVIVETPEHDVKDLDGLSLDAMTRVVELWKNITAELKKNPGIAYVSIFRNKGEEIGVSLTHPHGQLYAMPFIPLKVRLKIENSRSHFRRTGECLFCRILREEMEGERAIYENRSFAVFLPFFANWPFEIHIYPKRHVQWLTQLAEEELMDLADALRTATGTLNTVLERDMPYTMMVYQAPFKGSYDFYHLHIEFYPILRDNGKIKYAAGIEMGTWDFTYDGVPEENAEKLRKACRKVVKRIDAKGRCFT
- the amrS gene encoding AmmeMemoRadiSam system radical SAM enzyme; protein product: MREAMYWEPLEGGKVRCRLCPLNCIINEGQRGSCRVRKNINGKLYTFNYGKVSSIAADPVEKKPLFHFWPGSCALSISTVGCNMHCKHCQNWEISQADESFPYLHDMSPEMIVAMAKRYSCESIAYTYNEPVIWYEFVLDTARLAKKEGIYNLLITNGYINEEPFRELAPYIDAMNIDIKAFSDEFYMKIAGVPGGEPSRRTAVIAKREFGIHVELTYLIIPTLNDGEEEIRTFARWVVGELGEDTPVHFSRFFPHYKMSHLPPTPVGTVEMAYRVAREEGLKFVYVGNIPGHEGETTYCPRCGKPLIVRWGFKITEYNITDDGKCRYCGEPIPVVGRYRKKRYDGMWW